The following are encoded in a window of Psilocybe cubensis strain MGC-MH-2018 chromosome 4, whole genome shotgun sequence genomic DNA:
- a CDS encoding Acetyltransferase adrJ: MNEAGEYAVFPLTVFDRLFERTTFVTGWLIEGTIDTAALVSALQRVTEKWRMLSGRLQSTEQNNSVQWFLKIPLGRLPHDYATFSLTTSTSTTPLSKYVKIPIPSVSTSLPLDVFLHPSTPKSYTVWESSNHPLTCWNITYFPAASNGGVDYTCIGFARSHGIFDGGGAALVINALVAELNGRDWEVPPLPQAGLNVNPLDDVLARAAQAIQYSTPADAFPAYTVVGPGGVLKLAASHVKERFWAGADRRIILLPKVVLDTLVEEVRSSLRNGQKIVEHVTTGDVLVAWIFKTVYASGTKPQTKIHCTNFANFRTILGSKYAAAQTFPHNAFVPLPYPILTVSDVQSFSLSTLTNLFSASRMSLSMEHVVSGYKLLHNNCFPTPPGADETMTVSNVSASRILAADWSAVGSRRTLCGYRYQATPTDVLFTNAVYISGRLDDESTVLDVTLNKARYDLLSGQVQRLATRIARNQKYSKPEKRGKK, translated from the exons ATGAACGAGGCTGGGGAATATGCCGTATTCCCGCTCACAGTCTTTGATAGACTGTTCGAACGTACTACATTCGTCACAGGGTGGCTCATAGAAGGAACCATTGACACCGCAGCCCTTGTCTCTGCATTACAGAGGGTCACTGAGAAATGGCGGATGTTATCAGGTAGACTGCAATCCACAGAACAGAATAAT AGCGTACAGTGGTTTCTCAAAATTCCCCTTGGTCGACTGCCCCATGATTATGCGACATTTAGCTTGACAACTTCGACTTCAACCACTCCTCTCTCGAAATATGTCAAGATCCCAATACCTTCTGTGTCTACATCTCTTCCTTTGGACGTGTTCCTCCATCCATCTACTCCCAAAAGTTACACGGTTTGGGAATCCAGCAACCACCCCCTGACATGCTGGAATATTACCTATTTTCCCGCCGCCAGCAATGGGGGTGTAGACTACACATGCATTGGATTCGCGAGAAGCCATGGAATATTTGACGGAGGAGGAGCTGCGCTGGTGATCAACGCGCTCGTCGCAGAACTGAATGGCCGCGATTGGGAAGTGCCACCTCTACCTCAGGCAGGACTGAATGTCAACCCTTTAGACGACGTCCTTGCGCGAGCGGCACAGGCTATTCAGTATTCCACTCCAGCTGATGCCTTTCCTGCCTATACAGTCGTTGGACCTGGTGGTGTTTTGAAGTTGGCAGCGTCGCATGTGAAGGAGCGGTTCTGGGCTGGCGCGGATCGACGCATAATCCTATTGCCAAAAGTTGTTCTAGATACTCTCGTCGAGGAGGTCAGGTCTTCCCTGCGCAATGGACAGAAGATAGTTGAGCATGTTACCACCGGTGACGTCTTGGTCGCCTGGATATTTAAA ACGGTTTACGCATCAGGTACAAAACCACAAACCAAAATACACTGTACTAATTTTGCAAACTTCCGCACCATTCTGGGGTCCAAATATGCGGCTGCACAGACATTTCCCCACAACGCGTTCGTGCCGTTACCCTACCCTATACTAACGGTCTCAGATGTACAATCTTTCTCATTGTCCACTCTAACCAATCTTTTTTCGGCTTCACGAATGTCGCTATCCATGGAGCATGTGGTGTCTGGGTACAAGCTGTTGCACAATAACTGCTTCCCGACGCCGCCGGGGGCCGATGAGACGATGACTGTCTCCAACGTTTCGGCGAGCCGAATCCTCGCGGCGGATTGGAGTGCAGTGGGATCTCGACGCACGCTGTGTGGATATAGGTATCAGGCCACCCCTACGGATGTGTTGTTTACCAACGCCGTATATATTTCTGGTCGCTTGGATGATGAAAGTACGGTGCTGGATGTTACCTTGAATAAAGCCAGGTATGACTTGCTTTCTGGACAAGTTCAACGGTTGGCTACCAGAATAGCGCGGAATCAAAAGTACAGTAAACCAGAAAAACGCGGCAAAAAATAA
- a CDS encoding Nucleolar protein 58 produces the protein MLVLYETAMGYCLFKVTDTAKIESADLWKEFQTPETASRLLKLKALHRFTSTATAVEDITSLQQGKLGKGLKQFLTEEVLDKGKGKEALVVIDPHLGRAITKKLSINVNAMAEGSHGDLWRGIRSQITALLEGLDPKDLATMSLGLSHSLARFKLKFSPDKVDTMVVQAIALLDDLDKEINIYAMRVKEWYGWHFPEMAKIIVDNVAYAKTIKLMGFRTNASSTDFASILPEDLEAVLKAAAEISMGTEISDSDIAHIHSLCDQVISISEYRAQLAEYLRNRMNAIAPNLTALVGELVGARLISHAGSLLNLAKHPASTIQILGAEKALFRALKTKHDTPKYGLIYHASLIGQAPPKLKGKMARMVATKAALSIRVDALTDADGKSDEMASSIGIDNRTKLESRLRALEHQSEGGAVRRFADSGKKQQRFEMTGETKTYNAQADQVDLVSTQRDDPMEAAVKAVLDVKEEKRKAKEEKKAKKRAEKEKNADSDAMAVDEDEEGDKSKKEKKDKKRKRRESEANGAGPMDEDEPEQPKTEEEKKAKKKAKKEAKAAAANGSESPKKKKKKSD, from the exons ATGCTCGTGCTATACGAGACTGCAATGGGCTACTGCCTGTTCAAGGTTACCGACACGGCGAAAATCGAGAGCGCGGACCTTTGGAAAGAGTTTCAGACTCCAGAGACTGCCAGCAGACT ACTAAAACTGAAGGCTCTCCATCGTTTCACGTCGACTGCTACAGCTGTTGAAGATATCACCTCACTACAACAGGGAAAGCTTGGGAAGGGTCTCAAGCAATTTTTGACGGAAGAGGTTCTGGataaagggaaagggaaggaagcTTTGGTTGTTATTGACCCCCATCTCG GTCGCGCAATCACCAAGAAACTTAGCATCAATGTCAATGCTATGGCCGAGGGCTCGCATGGTGATCTTTGGCGTGGAATTCGAAGTCAAATCACGGCTCTCCTTGAGGGTTTGGATCCTAAAGATTTGGCTACCATGAGTTTGGGTCTCAGTCATTCACTGGCTCG ATTTAAACTCAAGTTTTCACCTGACAAAGTTGACACGATGGTTGTCCAAGCCATTGCTCTCCTCGACGATCTAGACAAGGAGATCAACATATACGCCATGAGAGTAAAA GAATGGTACGGCTGGCATTTCCCAGAGATGGCCAAGATAATCGTAGACAATGTTGCTTACGCCAAAACTATAAAACTTATGG GCTTCCGAACAAACGCCTCATCAACAGATTTTGCTTCAATTCTTCCTGAAGATCTCGAAGCCGTGCTTAAAGCCGCCGCCGAAATCTCCATGGGTACAGAAATTTCAGACTCTGACATTGCCCATATCCATTCCCTCTGCGACCAAGTTATCTCCATATCCGAATACCGCGCACAACTTGCGGAGTACCTCCGCAATCGTATGAATGCAATTGCCCCCAACCTAACAGCTCTGGTAGGAGAGCTTGTCGGCGCCCGTCTTATAAGCCACGCCGGTAGCCTGCTTAACCTTGCTAAGCATCCTGCCAGTACCATTCAGATCCTCGGCGCTGAAAAGGCTCTTTTCCGCGCCTTGAAAACCAAACACGATACCCCCAAATATGGTCTCATTTACCAC GCTTCGCTTATTGGCCAAGCACCACCCAAACTAAAGGGGAAG ATGGCTCGCATGGTCGCCACAAAGGCTGCCCTGTCCATTCGTGTGGATGCCCTCACAGACGCTGACGGCAAGTCAGATGAGATGGCTTCCTCAATAGGCATCGACAACCGCACTAAGCTTGAATCTCGTCTCCGCGCACTGGAGCATCAAAGTGAAGGCGGTGCTGTCCGTCGCTTCGCCGACTCTGGCAAAAAGCAGCAACGCTTCGAAATGACCGGAGAAACAAAGACCTACAATGCCCAAGCTGATCAGGTCGACTTGGTTTCGACGCAACGTGACGATCCTATGGAGGCTGCGGTCAAGGCTGTGCTCGACGTTAAGGAGGAGAAGCGAAAGgcgaaggaagagaagaaggcgaagaaacGCGctgaaaaggagaagaatgCAGATTCGGATGCTATGGCCGttgatgaggacgaagaggGTGACAAATccaagaaggaaaagaaagataagAAGCGTAAAAGACGAGAAAGCGAGGCTAATGGAGCTGGTCCtatggatgaagatgagccTGAGCAGCCTAAG acagaggaagaaaagaaggctAAGAAAAAGGCCAAGAAGGAGGCCAAAGCCGCTGCTGCCAATGGCTCAGAGTCaccgaagaaaaagaaaaagaaatctGACTAG
- a CDS encoding 3-keto-steroid reductase — translation MSKFSLAPAPVIILTGANGGVGYGICQRLLFQLCQLNAPDSLPQHFASNVKSQEKAPVGYRGVTLIMACRNKQRASAARTKLLNWLENQRSTLRGLPNYDEDYTSTFIANCNVHIHELDLASVSSVLRFSAEIRKTYPYVSHLLLNAGVASFVGIDWIQCFKQLASGPIHAITVPAFYTQHIGEISGDNLGWVWQSNVFGHFVLFRELEETLKKSPFESTRVIWCSSLEASSHFYDSADWQLIKTDHSYEAAKYQIDLIANCLDLIALQNSETTKVTRHFVGEPGVCSTSISKALVSGLLDEVKVIAFYIARLFGSPHHTILPWCAAVTFVHLVLAPLCYLPIFLNNDPSKPVRFSAQTGRWGDEYVGLTEVKEWEKHKEEGYALIKKCDKLYESFKQAEAVTQDI, via the exons ATGTCAAAGTTCTCGTTAGCTCCAGCTCCTGTCATTATTTTAACGGGGGCAAACGG AGGTGTTGGATATGGCATATGTCAACGATTGTTGTTCCAGCTTTGTCAATTGAATGCACCGGATTCACTTCCACAGCATTTTGCATCCAATGTGAAATCGCAGGAGAAGGCTCCGGTGGGATACAGGGGTGTGACGCTAATCATGGCCTGTCGAAACAAGCAGAGAGCTTCGGCTGCTCGTACGAAGCTCCTAAATTGGCTCGAAAACCAGCGGAGTACGTTGAGAGGATTACCCAACTATGACGAGGATTATACATCGACATTCATCGCGAACTGCAATGTTCACATTCACGAGTTAGACCTTGCTTCGGTGAGCAGTGTTCTCCGTTTCAGCGCTGAAATCCGCAAAAC ATACCCCTACGTGTCACATTTATTGCTCAATGCTGGCGTTGCGAGTTTCGTGGGTATCGACTGGATACAATGTTTCAAGCAACTTGCTTCGGGACCCATCCATGCCATCACTGTGCCTGCATTCTATACCCAGCACATTGGAGAAATTAGTGGCGATAATCTGGGATGGGTCTGGCAATCAAACGTGTTTGGCCACTTTGTTCTG TTCCGAGAGCTTGAGGAAACTCTGAAGAAGTCGCCATTCGAAAGTACAAGAGTTATTTGGTGTTCGTCATTGGAAGCATCCTCGCACTTCTATGACTCTGCAGACTGGCAATTGATCAAGACAGACCACAGCTATGAGGCcgcaaaatatcaaattGATTTAATCGCGAACTGTTTGGATCTGATCGCCCTGCAAAACTCGGAAACAACCAAGGTGACCCGGCATTTTGTTGGAGAACCAGGAGTTTGTTCAACTTCAATCAGCAAAGCGCTGGTCAGTGGGCTTCTGGATGAAGTCAAAGTGATCGCGTTTTACATC GCCCGGCTATTTGGCTCCCCTCACCACACCATTCTCCCGTGGTGTGCTGCTGTTACTTTCGTGCATCTCGTTTTGGCTCCTCTGTGCTATCTGCCCATCTTCCTGAATAACGATCCAAGTAAACCCGTACGATTTAGCGCTCAGACCGGACGGTGGGGCGATGAATATGTTGGTTTAACGGAGGTTAAGGAATGGGAGAAACACAAAGAGGAGGGCTATGCACTGATTAAAAAATGTGACAAACTGTACGAATCGTTTAAGCAGGCAGAAGCTGTTACTCAGGATATTTAA
- a CDS encoding nucleotidyltransferase: MAPRSCALCHKAKAMVKRPKTGQQICRDCFFYVFETEVHNTITESKLFNPGDRVAIGASGGKDSTVLAYVMKTLNERYQYGLELFLLSIDEGITGYRDDSLETVKRNQQQYDMPLKILSYDELYGWTMDAIVSQVGRKNNCTFCGVFRRQALDRGAAMLNVDHIVTGHNADDIAETVLMNIMRGDIARLGRCTSICTQGEDTIRRSKPFKYAYEKEIVMYAYFKKLDYFSTECIYSPDAYRGHARVFLKDLEAARPSAIIDIIHSGEAFEIKEEIKATQKLQQTCKRCGYMSSNELCKACTLLEGLERGMANSGITDRGRKKMESEGPAPDNLRTIPFFKMNANANAGNADAAAVDITVENAFVG; encoded by the exons ATGGCACCTCGAAGCTGTGCGTTATGTCACAAAGCGAAAGCAATGGTCAAAAGGCCTAAGACTGGCCAGCAAATCTGCCGGGATTGCTTCTTCTATGTGTTTGAAACCGAGGTTCATAATACGATTACCGAGTCTAAGCTTTTCAATCCTGGGGATAGGGTTGCGATAGGTGCATCCGGAGGCAAAG ATTCCACCGTTTTGGCGTATGTTATGAAGACGCTTAATGAGCGTTATCAGTATGGATTAGAGCTCTTCTTGTTGTCTATTGATGAAGGTATTACCGGGTATCGAGATGATTCTCTCGAG ACTGTTAAACGGAATCAGCAGCAATATGACATGCCGCTCAAGATTTTATCCTACGACGAGCTGTACGGCTGGACGATGGATGCGATCGTATCGCAGGTCGGGAGGAAGAACAACTGCACGTTCTGCGGTGTCTTTCGCCGACAGGCTCTCGATCGCGGCGCGGCGATGTTGAATGTGGATCATATCGTTACCGGCCATAACGCAGATGATATTGCGGAGACTGTGCTTATGAACA TTATGCGCGGTGATATCGCGAGGCTCGGACGGTGCACTTCGATTTGCACGCAGGGGGAAGATACTATCCGCCGATCCAAGCCTTTTAAATACGCATATGAAAAGGAAATCGTGAT GTATGCATACTTTAAAAAGCTAGATTACTTCTCGACAGAGTGTATCTATTCGCCGGATGCATATCGTGGGCATGCACGCGTGTTTCTGAAGGACTTGGAGGCCGCACGGCCGAGTGCTATCATCGATATCATTCATTCGGGAGAGGCTTTTGAAATAAAGGAGGAGATCAAGGCTACGCAGAAATTGCAGC aaacgTGCAAGCGGTGTGGGTACATGTCGAGCAATGAATTGTGTAAAGCTTGTACCCTCCTCGAAGGCCTCGAACGAGGAATGGCAAATTCCGGCATT ACAGATCGAGGGCGCAAGAAGATGGAATCGGAAGGGCCTGCCCCAGACAATTTGCGGACTATCCCGTTTTTCAAGatgaacgcgaacgcgaacgctgGCAATGCGGATGCAGCGGCTGTTGATATCACCGTTGAAAACGCCTTCGTAGGCTAG
- a CDS encoding Ell1-associated factor 1, translated as MATTEPEKIWTEKNSRHSVNIGSSLGRALKNRKNKDSPAPAKKSALPERDFFSFKFNFKPKDVDLTQPATLDIRQGAETTQVKVEYPSTTNPEIAHPFSGTEIPAKEVDCILMYDTETGTYTLEKMDSFVTYTYEGKPVASRRTASPSPGASIPSSSTSAANTKQDDYKMTLEDFGMEEGEFEEYDGTKPIPISYIEPVKEEEEEEEGEEIEIPLHQARIQKPPPPTVTRPVKALPKPRAKSKSPPLSKSQSSMPPPPVPASALASASASSHPAPSIKTKPAPAKTKKGKAPAPVPAPVPKPTPPAPMPLASYPSEEIIEIVRPIKKQKTSTPQQPPPTPAPPVRSGIALPDGNSGFVTLPSAPPAPPPPAPVQEAESSDEEEDWEPVPTATPTIPQASMSSFSHHTLDLEDQLEDEIFGDGFGDEEGEGDGDDSEIDPDDFARQMEEEEDFLGAAMSPAPSEQTRRPISLNELAGGVPLGDSDDDFSSSDDSEDD; from the exons ATGGCCACCACAGAGCCAGAGAAGATCTGGACTGAGAAAAACAGCCGCCATTCTGTCAACATCGGCTCTTCTTTGGGCAGGGCTCTCAAAAATAGGAAAAACAAGGACTCCCCAGCCCCTGCAAAGAAATCAGCTCTTCCTGAGCGCGATTTCTTCTCTTTTAAAT TCAACTTCAAGCCGAAAGATGTCGACCTTACACAGCCGGCTACCCTGGACATCAGACAAGGCGCTGAAACGACACAGGTCAAAGTAGAATATCCCAGCACAACAAAC CCCGAAATTGCCCATCCATTTAGTGGAACTGAAATTCCAGCTAAAGAAGTGGACTGCATCCTGATGTACGATACAGAGACTGGG ACATATACACTAGAGAAGATGGACTCGTTTGTAACGTATACGTATGAAGGAAAGCCTGTTGCTTCTCGCCGCACGGCGTCTC CTTCACCAGGAGCCTCGATACCTTCGTCTTCTACAAGTGCTGCGAATACCAAGCAAGATGATTATAAAATGACTCTGGAGGACTTTGGCATGGAAGAAGGAGAGTTTGAGGAATATGACGGAACTAAACCTATCCCCATCTCCTACATAGAACCAgtgaaggaagaggaggaagaagaggaaggagaagagatAGAGATACCCTTACATCAAGCCCGCATACAgaagccaccaccacctacTGTTACCCGCCCTGTCAAAGCCCTACCCAAACCCAGAGCAAAGTCGAAATCTCCCCCACTCTCCAAGTCTCAATCATCAatgcctccacctccagtaCCTGCGTCCGCTCTGGCTTCTGCATCTGCCAGTTCACATCCTGCACCATCCATTAAAACCAAACCTGCCCCTGCGAAAACAAAGAAAGGCAAAGCTCCCGCACCTGTTCCTGCGCCTGTACCCAAACCTACACCTCCGGCACCCATGCCTCTGGCCTCATATCCATCAGAAGAGATCATAGAAATTGTTAGACCCatcaaaaagcaaaaaaccTCGACTCCCCAACAACCTCCACCGACACCAGCACCTCCAGTGCGTTCTGGCATTGCGTTACCCGATGGAAATTCTGGGTTTGTTACTCTGCCATCTGCACCTCCAGCACCTCCGCCGCCTGCGCCAGTACAAGAAGCAGAGTCTtcagacgaagaggaagactgGGAACCAGTCCCCACTGCGACACCGACGATCCCGCAAGCGTCCATGTCAAGCTTCAGCCACCATACTCTCGACCTCGAAGACCAGCTTGAGGATGAGATATTCGGCGATGGAtttggggatgaagaaggagagggcgATGGCGACGATAGTGAGATTGATCCGGATGATTTTGCGAGGCagatggaggaagaagaggacttTTTGGGCGCTGCGATGTCGCCCGCGCCATCTGAACAAACTCGCCGGCCTATTTCGCTCAATGAATTGGCTGGTGGTGTTCCATTGGGAGATAGTGACGACGACTTTTCGAGCAGCGACGACAGTGAGGATGATTGA
- a CDS encoding Carboxypeptidase Y-like protein A (Carboxypeptidase Y homolog A), which translates to MVFRSLCRVLAICATVSLAAAYHGSEQAKFTVASQAGTASYNYNSSEAQSLHLSSIGSTDFTTLSHPAFPNTRIRVKKTNFCDSTVNVFTGYLDVDAGAKHMFFYFFESRRDPEKDDVIMWINGGPGCSSATGLLMELGPCSIDMQNNSSNGTVWNPYSWNSEANIFFLDQPVGVGFSYADYGETVETTEDAAKNVHAFITIFFDTFTQFSGRPLHLSGESYGGRYLPVFASEIYDKNQIALREGGSIINLQSVLIGNGITDISTLYQGRYEVECGTASLPVPFQSISTCVRMKTALPRCQKAMRQSCVDRFDSINCQAAVNFCDSELSTAMHASGRNVYDITKPCEGELCYREMNVIKTYLNLPETQELLGVESPYNFEACSRVVGQNFAAHLDKWAVHTQDYVANLLDRGVRVLIYAGTYDWQCNYIANQLWVDKLEWSGQASYADEEWRDWTVDGVKAGEVKETPLLTFATIRGAGHMMSIFL; encoded by the exons ATGGTCTTTCGTAGTCTCTGTCGAGTCTTAGCTATCTGTGCAACTGTATCTCTGGCTGCAGCTTATCATGGTTCTGAACAAGCCAAGTTTACTGTCGCCTCTCAGGCTGGCACGGCTTCCTACAACTACAATTCGTCCGAAGCCCAATCTCTTCATTTGTCGTCAATCGGCTCAACAGACTTTACAACCCTTTCTCACCCTGCGTTTCCGAATACTCGCATTCGCGTGAAGAAAACCAACTTTTGCGATTCTACTGTCAA CGTCTTCACAGGATACCTAGACGTCGACGCCGGTGCTAAACACATGTTCTTCTATTTCTTCGAGAGTCGACGCGATCCTGAGAAAG ATGATGTTATAATGTGGATCAATGGAG GTCCTGGATGCTCTTCTGCGACGGGCTTGTTAATGGAATTGG GTCCATGCAGCATTGACATGCAGAATAATTCATCTAATGGCACAGTGTGGAATCCATACTCCTGGAACTCGGAGGCGAATATTTTCTTTTTAGATCAACC CGTTGGAGTCGGATTTTCCTATGCAGACTATGGAGAAACCGTCGAGACAACAGAAGATGCTGCCAAAAATGTCCATGCCTTCATTACCATCTTTTTCGATACATTTACTCAGTTTTCTGGAAGACCTCTGCATCTGTCGGGCGAATCGTATGGC GGCCGGTATCTTCCTGTTTTTGCCAGTGAAATATACGACAAAAACCAGATCGCTCTCCGAGAAGGGGGATCAATTATTAATCTGCAAAGTGTCCTTATTGGAAATGGAATCACCGATATCTCAAC CCTCTACCAAGGTCGATACGAAGTTGAATGTGGCACTGCGTCTCTACCTGTTCCTTTCCAATCCATATCAACATGCGTAAGGATGAAAACTGCG CTACCACGTTGCCAGAAAGCGATGCGTCAGAGCTGTGTAGACCGGTTTGACTCCATAAACTGTCAAGCAGCTGTCAATTTTTGTGATAGCGAACTCTCCACTGCGATGCATGCATCAG GGAGAAACGTGTATGACATAACGaag CCATGCGAAGGCGAGCTCTGCTATAGAGAAATGAATGTCATTAAGACATATCTCAACCTCCCCGAGACACAAGAGCTACTAGGAGTTGAAAGCCCTTACAATTTTGAAGCTTGCTCACGGGTTGTTGGGCAAAATTTTGCAGCGCATTTGGACAAATGGGCCGTACACACCCAAGATTATGTTGCCAACTTGCTTGATCGTGGTGTCCGTGTACTTATATACGCTGGCACATATGATTGGCAATGCAACTATATCGCCAACCAACTGTGGGTCGACAAACTTGAATGGAGCGGACAAGCATCGTACGCCGACGAAGAATGGCGCGACTGGACTGTTGACGGTGTCAAAGCAGGCGAGGTGAAAGAGACGCCTCTACTCACCTTCGCTACCATCAGAGGGGCGGGGCATATGATGAGTATCTTTTTATAG
- a CDS encoding 60S ribosomal protein L2 — translation MGRVIRAQRRSHAIFKSHTHHNKAPARLRNLDFAERNGYIRGIVKEIIHDAGRGAPLARVVFRDPYRYKQRTETFIATEGLHTGAFVYCGKKATLAVGNVLPVAQCPEGTIICNVEEKTGDRGALARTSGNYATIIGHSPDDNKTRIRLPSGAKKTVSGDARATVGIVAGGGRIDKPLLKAGRAYYKFKAKRYNWPRTRGVAMNPVDHPHGGGNHQHIGKASTIARSAVPGQKVGLIAARRTGLLRGTVKVKEV, via the exons ATGGGTCGGGTTATCAGGGCACAAAGGCGCTCGCACGCCATC TTCAAATCCCACACTCACCACAACAAGGCCCCCGCCCGTCTGCGTAACCTCGACTTCGCAGAGCGCAACGGCTACATCCGCGGTATCGTTAAGGAGATCATCCACGACGCCGGGCG TGGTGCTCCCCTCGCCCGTGTAGTCTTCCGTGATCCCTACCGCTACAAGCAGCGCACCGAGACCTTCATCGCCACCGAGGGCCTCCATACCGGCGCCTTCGTTTACTGCGGCAAAAAGGCCACTTTGGCCGTCGGCAACGTCCTCCCCGTCGCCCAATGCCCTGAGGGAACCATCATCTGCAACGTCGAGGAGAAGACCGGTGACCGCGGCGCGCTTGCCCGCACCTCTGGCAACTACGCCACCATCATCGGCCACAGCCCCGACGACAACAAGACCCGCATCCGTCTGCCCTCTGGCGCCAAGAAGACCGTCTCGGGAGACGCCCGTGCCACCGTTGGAATCGTtgctggaggaggaaggaTTGACAAGCCCTTGTTGAAGGCTGGTCGTGCGTACTACAAGTTCAAGGCCAAGCGCTACAACTGGCCTCGTACTCGTGGTGTGGCTATGAACCCCGTGGACCATCctcatggtggtggtaaccACCAGCATATCGGAAAGGCTTCCACCATTGCCCGCTCCGCTGTTCCTGGACAGAAAGTCGGTCTCATTGCCGCTCGCAGG actggtctgcTACGTGGTACCGTCAAAGTCAAGGAAGTTTAG